A single window of Tiliqua scincoides isolate rTilSci1 chromosome 10, rTilSci1.hap2, whole genome shotgun sequence DNA harbors:
- the ZNF574 gene encoding zinc finger protein 574 — protein MADAAEETLLYVEHRYVCSECSQQFASLEEALVHQQSHVCSQEQQYEVVGLAEAGLVASGEAGLYQTVTVQESQYQCLECGQILLSPSQLLEHQEMHLKMVTQELEPVVKPLSSSQIHYECIECKALFTSQDVWLAHRQTHRKPPEAPAPPPQSRALVNLEHSYRKPEDGVEAAGTAVQLLLYECGECFQLFQSATDFLEHQATHQVIAPTPETRAREQPAAPTPTEPKEPPVLLPPLNLAGVHNGAVTPPAAPSITATDHSYELKNSSGDQPPPKPKPATKEHLCAECEQLFPSAHKLQLHMRNHRQGTFKCPLCSKVLPSPAALEKHREEHSGESRFLCVDCGLGFGTETVLLSHRRTHSSNPLYRCTCGKTFINMTKFLYHRRSHSANSTQANELPPSPSEDQPPEDVPPEAPELPEEQPEVVPLAIICSVNNAAVLDSNVQEQKPNEFLCLMCSKTFPKQAQLTRHQRFAHKMERRHKCLTCGKMFKKKSHMRNHLLTHTGERPYHCKECGKSFNSPANLQRHRLTHTGERPYRCEICQKCFTQSSTLQQHLLVHSRHYPYKCQECGSVFHRPYRLLMHRYHHTGEYPYKCQTCGRSFLLRRLLEVHQLSHTGQQPHRCTSGCGAAFVTAEQLKEHKCGKMSRHFECSVCGKKVGSTAQLRAHERLHGDIQTPEGAEEEPPVLEPPPPRPRRPPCPKTFECSDCKKLFSTETSLQVHRRIHTGERPYPCPDCGKAFRQSTHLKDHRRLHTGEKPFKCDECGKAFTIAVRLAEHKRIHTGERPYHCDACGKAYRSFSNLWKHRKMHQQQRLQHEQEVMAEAVAAAAAAAAAAAAASATATSTASSSSSEPVYGNTVTIMETIPVVETIEIYPSDGGVHFENIQVENVQIGGV, from the coding sequence ATGGCTGATGCAGCTGAGGAAACCCTGCTATACGTGGAACACCGCTATGTCTGCTCGGAGTGCAGCCAACAGTTTGCTTccttggaggaagcccttgtGCACCAGCAGAGTCACGTCTGCTCCCAAGAGCAGCAGTACGaggtggtgggactggcagaaGCCGGGTTGGTGGCAAGTGGTGAGGCTGGTCTCTATCAGACCGTGACTGTGCAGGAAAGCCAGTACCAGTGTTTGGAGTGTGGGCAGATCCTCCTGTCTCCGAGTCAGTTGTTGGAGCACCAGGAGATGCACCTGAAGATGGTGACCCAGGAACTGGAGCCTGTGGTGAAACCTCTGAGTTCCAGTCAGATCCACTATGAGTGTATAGAATGCAAGGCTCTGTTCACTAGCCAGGATGTGTGGCTCGCCCACCGGCAGACCCATCGCAAGCCGCCAGAGgcaccagcccctccccctcagagccggGCACTAGTTAACCTGGAGCATTCGTATCGCAAACCAGAAGATGGAGTCGAGGCAGCTGGAACTGCTGTACAGCTGCTACTCTATGAGTGTGGTGAGTGTTTCCAGCTGTTTCAGTCGGCAACAGACTTCTTGGAGCACCAGGCCACACACCAGGTGATCGCACCAACCCCAGAGACGCGAGCCAGGGAGCAACCGGCTGCACCCACCCCCACGGAGCCAAAGGAGCCGCCGGTGCTGCTCCCACCACTGAATTTGGCAGGTGTGCACAACGGGGCTGTGACCCCCCCAGCCGCACCCAGCATCACAGCCACCGATCACAGCTATGAGCTGAAGAACAGCTCTGGAGACCAGCCCCCTCCCAAACCCAAGCCGGCCACCAAGGAGCACTTGTGTGCGGAGTGTGAGCAACTGTTCCCATCAGCCCATAAGCTCCAGCTCCACATGAGGAACCACCGCCAGGGCACCTTCAAGTGCCCGCTCTGCAGCAAGGTGCTTCCGTCCCCAGCTGCTCTTGAGAAGCATCGGGAAGAGCACAGCGGGGAGTCGCGTTTCCTGTGCGTGGACTGCGGTCTGGGCTTTGGCACGGAAACGGTGCTCTTATCCCACCGGCGCACACACTCTTCGAACCCTTTGTACCGTTGCACTTGCGGGAAGACCTTCATCAACATGACCAAGTTCCTCTACCATCGGCGCTCTCACAGTGCCAATTCAACGCAAGCAAACGAGTTGCCGCCGTCCCCTTCTGAGGACCAGCCTCCTGAGGACGTGCCGCCGGAAGCCCCTGAGCTCCCGGAGGAGCAACCGGAGGTTGTGCCGTTGGCCATCATCTGTTCAGTAAACAACGCTGCCGTTCTTGACAGCAACGTCCAAGAGCAGAAACCGAATGAATTTCTGTGCCTGATGTGTAGCAAGACCTTTCCCAAGCAGGCACAGCTGACACGCCATCAACGCTTTGCCCACAAGATGGAGCGCCGCCACAAATGCCTGACCTGTGGGAAGATGTTCAAGAAGAAGTCCCACATGCGCAACCATCTCCTTACCCACACCGGAGAAAGGCCGTACCACTGCAAGGAGTGCGGGAAGAGCTTCAACTCTCCTGCCAACCTGCAGCGTCACCGCCTGACGCACACGGGCGAGCGCCCCTACCGCTGCGAAATCTGCCAGAAATGTTTCACCCAGTCATCCACCTTGCAGCAGCACCTCCTGGTGCACAGCCGTCACTATCCTTACAAGTGTCAGGAGTGCGGCAGTGTCTTCCACCGGCCTTACCGCCTGCTCATGCATCGCTACCACCACACAGGGGAGTACCCCTACAAGTGTCAGACTTGTGGCCGTTCCTTCTTGCTTCGCCGCTTGCTGGAGGTCCACCAGCTGAGCCACACTGGGCAGCAGCCTCACCGCTGCACATCCggctgtggggctgcctttgtCACTGCTGAGCAGCTGAAGGAGCACAAGTGTGGCAAAATGAGCCGTCATTTTGAGTGCTCCGTTTGTGGCAAGAAGGTTGGCTCGACGGCGCAGCTGAGAGCCCACGAGCGACTGCATGGCGACATCCAGACTCCTGAAGGAGCTGAAGAGGAGCCCCCCGTTCTTGAACCACCCCCACCCCGGCCACGTCGTCCCCCTTGTCCCAAGACTTTTGAGTGCAGTGATTGCAAGAAACTGTTTAGCACGGAGACTTCGCTACAGGTCCACCGTCGCATCCACACTGGCGAGCGCCCCTACCCTTGCCCGGATTGCGGGAAGGCCTTCCGGCAGTCCACCCACCTCAAGGATCACCGACGCCTGcacactggggagaagccctTCAAATGCGACGAGTGCGGGAAGGCATTCACCATTGCTGTGCGCCTGGCCGAACACAAGCGGATACACACAGGGGAGCGCCCTTACCATTGCGATGCTTGTGGCAAGGCGTACCGCTCCTTCTCCAACCTCTGGAAGCATCGCAAGATGCACCAGCAGCAGCGCCTGCAGCATGAGCAAGAGGTCATGGCGGAGGCTGTCGCTGCCGCCGCAGCTGCCGCCGCAGCTGCcgcagctgcatcagcaacaGCGACATCAACGGCTTCCTCCTCATCTAGCGAGCCAGTTTACGGCAACACTGTTACCATAATGGAGACCATCCCCGTGGTGGAGACCATCGAAATCTACCCAAGTGATGGTGGTGTTCACTTTGAGAACATCCAGGTGGAGAATGTCCAGATTGGGGGTGTTTGA
- the POU2F2 gene encoding POU domain, class 2, transcription factor 2 → MVNSGLWAAEVRMSKPLELEKARLELHEEHTDTESNGPDRNHQTQQNKPSPFSPSPTGTKIKAEDPAEMPPAPAPAPAPPAQQPHLPQAQLMLAGSQLAGLTALMPAQQQLLLQQAQAQLLAAAVQQSNAAAAAASSQQPGAELPAQQNQPQTPQLALSQPIQLTAQDIQQLLQLQQLVLVPGHHLQPPAQFLLPQAQQGQQGLLPTPNLFQLPQQNPGSLLPNQPRAGLPAQQVTRPGLPESHLAHSQPPKCLETPSHPEEPSDLEELEQFARTFKQRRIKLGFTQGDVGLAMGKLYGNDFSQTTISRFEALNLSFKNMCKLKPLLEKWLNDAETMSVDSTLPSPNQLNSPNLGFDGLPGRRRKKRTSIETNVRFALEKSFLANQKPTSEEILLIAEQLNMEKEVIRVWFCNRRQKEKRINPCSSAPMLPAQGKPPGYSPHMVTSPGTGTSLPLSQASSSLSTTVTTLSPTVCSLTPSRTAVGAGGTTLNSVTPPPSNSTNPSPQSSSHSAISLQGLNPSTGSTVLGVNAGLNTALMATNPLATIQALASGGSLPITSLDASGNLVLGTSAGTTGSQSIVTSPLFLNHAGLPLLSAAPGGVGLVSAAAAVAASMPSKSPTLTTSSSSSSSSSSCSSCSSSSDVAQTLGQAGPGSIEPDAKTE, encoded by the exons ATCAAAGCTGAAGATCCTGCAGAAATGCCTCCagctccagccccagccccagctccCCCAGCTCAGCAACCGCACCTACCCCAGGCCCAGCTTATGTTAGCTGGTAGCCAGCTGGCCGGG CTCACAGCCCTGATGCCCGCTCAacagcagctgcttctgcagcagGCCCAGGCACAGCTCctagcagctgctgtgcagcagTCCAATGCAGCTGCTGCCGCGGCCTCCTCTCAACAGCCTGGGGCTGAGCTGCCAGCACAACAGAACCAGCCCCAAACGCCACAGCTTGCTCTCTCACAGCCTATCCAGCTTACTGCACAG GACATCCAGCAGCTGCTCCAGCTCCAGCAGTTAGTCCTCGTCCCAGGGCACCACCTCCAGCCACCTGCACAGTTCCTGCTGCCACAGGCCCAGCAGGGGCAGCAAG GGCTGCTCCCGACACCAAATCTCTTTCAGCTACCTCAGCAAAACCCAGGGAGTCTCCTGCCGAACCAGCCTCGTGCAGGACTCCCAGCACAG cAAGTGACTCGGCCTGGCCTCCCCGAGTCCCACCTTGCTCACTCGCAGCCACCCAAATGCCTGGAGACCCCTTCACACCCTGAGGAGCCCAGCGACCTGGAGGAGCTGGAGCAGTTTGCCCGCACCTTCAAGCAGCGCCGTATCAAGCTGGGCTTCACACAG GGTGATGTGGGGCTGGCCATGGGGAAGCTTTATGGGAACGACTTCAGCCAGACAACCATCTCACGCTTTGAGGCACTCAACCTCAGCTTCAAGAACATGTGCAAGCTCAAACCTCTGCTGGAGAAGTGGCTCAACGACGCTG AGACCATGTCTGTGGATTCCACACTTCCCAGCCCCAACCAGCTGAACAGTCCCAACCTGGGCTTTGACGGGTTGCCAGGCCGGCGCCGCAAGAAACGGACCAGCATTGAGACCAATGTCCGCTTCGCATTGGAAAAAAGCTTTCTCGCG AACCAGAAGCCTACCTCAGAGGAGATCCTACTTATCGCCGAGCAACTGAACATGGAGAAGGAAGTGATTCGTGTCTGGTTTTGCAACCGCCGTCAGAAGGAGAAACGGATCAACCCTTGCAGCTCTGCTCCCATGTTGCCCGCCCAGGGCAAGCCTCCCGGCTACAGCCCTCACATG GTGACCAGCCCAGGCACCGGCACAAGTCTGCCCCTCTCCCAGGCTTCCAGTAGTCTGAGCACAACAG TTACTACCTTGTCCCCAACAGTCTGCTCCCTGACCCCCAGTCGGACAGCGGTGGGAGCAGGGGGCACCACCCTCAACTCGGTCACGCCACCCCCAAGTAACAGCACAAATCCCAGCCCCCAGAGCAGCAGTCACTCGGCTATCAGCTTGCAAGGCCTGAATCCCAGTACGGG AAGCACAGTGCTAGGGGTGAATGCGGGGTTAAACACAGCGCTAATGGCCACCAACCCACTGGCCACCATTCAAG CATTGGCCAGTGGTGGAAGCCTGCCAATTACCAGCCTTGATGCCAGTGGTAACTTGGTGCTGGGTACTTCAGCAGGCACGACTGGTAGCCAGAGCATCGTGACCTCGCCGCTCTTCCTCAACCACGCAGGCCTGCCCTTGCTGAGCGCTGCCCCGGGAGGCGTGGGGCTGGTGTCGGCAGCCGCCGCGGTGGCCGCCTCCATGCCCAGCAAATCTCCCACCCTgaccacctcctcttcctcctcctcctcctcctcctcctgttcctcatGCAGCTCCTCCAGCGACGTGGCGCAGACTCTGGGGCAGGCTGGCCCCGGATCCATTGAGCCAGATGCCAAGACGGAATGA